AAGCGCGTCGACTTGCGCAGCGCCTTGTCGATCAATTGCAGACGCTTGCCGGGCTGGCTGGCCAGATGAATGGCCCAGTCCATATAGGCCTGCGTCAGCGCAGTCGGCGACAGGCCCATGGTGAGGCGTGCGATGGCGGCATGCTGCGCGCGATCGACGACATCGCCGAGTGCCGTCACGGCATAGGCGTCGCGCCGGTCAAGCGCATCGGCAGGCTCGAAATCTGTCGGCTCGGGCGACGCGACCTTCGGGACGGCTGGCGGTTGGGCGACCGGCACCACCGCCGGCACGGGGTGCTGGAACGGCGCCTGCGGAGCGACAGCGGCGTCCGCCGCTGCCGCGTCGATGACCGTCGGGAATGTTTGTTCGTCCATGGTCTTAATAACCTAAAGTATTCCGGGTCGGCTGTCCCATGACCTAGGTCAAAGCGGCTAACGGATTATGACAGCGGCGCGGCATCCCTACCCCGCCGGCACCAGCACCACTGCTTTGTCCTTCGGCCACTTCACCCGCCAGCCGAGCGTGATATCGCGGGCTTCGCCAGGCGCTGACTCGAACGTCCATTCGAGCACGCCGCGGCGGTCGCGCACGTCGCGTGCGGTCGGCGGCGTCGTCGAGGGGAGCATTTCGACGACAATGTCCGCCGACTCGCTGACCGGAATCTGGTCTTCGATGCTGATCTTGACCGGAAAGCCGTGGCCATTGCGCACCGAGATCTTGAACTCGCGCTCGTCGGTCTTCGACGAGCCGATGATGCCGGCACTGCCTTCCAGCTTGCGCGCCACGGTGCGTACGATCTTCACCTGATCGTCAGCGCCAAAGCCAAGGCGCACCCCCTCGTCCTTCGGCGTCAACGCCATTGACGAGCGGCCGACATAGAGGCCATCGCGATAAATGGCGACGCGGCCGGGCAGCAGCGGCGTTTCATCCGCATTCTTGAAACCGGCTTCGAGAAAGGCCGTCGCATCGAGCAACGGCACCGCACGAACAATCAGAGCCGGCGTGATGCTGGCGCTCGCCAGGCGGAAACTTCTGGCGCCTTGCTGGGCCATCATACTGACGCGGCCGGGCACGCGGAATACCGCCTGAAAGCCGCCGGACTCGAAGGCCGCTTCCTGCTCGCGCGCCGGAGCAGGCATTGCTTCGGGCAGAGCCCGGTCCGGCGCCTTGGCAGCAAGCCTGTCACGTGTCTCATAAGCGGCTGCGGGAGGCGGTGGCGGGGACGGAAACTGAGCCAACAGCGGCCGCAGCTCCGGCGCATTGCCGCCTTTGGCGATGCGCGCCGTCGAAACGGCGAGCGCGACGTCGCTCCAGTCTTCGCCGGTCGACTGCACGACTTCGGCGCGCCGGATCAGTTCGAGCGACGGCTTGCCATCCTTGCCGCCGGTGTCGAGACGCGCGTCATAGAGCGGCACCCAGCGCGCATTGCGCACCGTGTAGGTGACGCGCAAGGTCGCGGCCGCAGCCTCGCCGGCGACGACGCCGATGCGCAGGTCGAGCTTACGCGGCGGATTGGCCCGTCGCTCGCTCTCCAGCCGCGCCACTTCGCGATCGATATCACGCTGTTTGATTTTCGCTTCGCGCACCGCGCCGTCCGCCGCGGCCACTTCCTCGGCCACCGCCGCGAAAGCCTCGCGCCATTCGACGATGGGTCGCGCACGATCCTTGTCGCCGAATGCGGTGGGCGAGCTCTGCGCGAAATGTTCTGCGAACTGACGGCGCGCCTGCGCCGCCGCGATGGCACCATCGAGATCGGCGCGCTGGTCGCGCAGCTTCTCGATGCGCTGATCGATCTCGGGACGATTGGCGGGCGGCAACGCGCGCGGTACGCCCGCGTCGATGGCGCCGAGGGTCAGACGGGCACCCTCGCCTTCGACACGCAAGGATGAAGGATCAAGCGACAGCGGAAAGTCACGCGCCAGCACGGTGTGATCGCCGGCGGAAAGGTCGATATTGATCAGCCGCGTTACCGTGGCGCCGTCCGGATAGACCGTCACACTGTCGATGCGCGACGATGCCTCCAGTTCGGCCGCGGCGGCCGGCCCGGCGAGGCTAACGCTCAGGGCAACGAAGGCAACGGACGCCATGAAACGGCGCGTCGAATATAGCTGACAATGCATGCGACCCTCCCGAGAAACCGATGCGGGAAGCATGATTGTGATTGGGGTTTCCCTGTGGCCACATTCTTGCGGGATGTGGGCGCGGCGGTATTTTCGCGTGCGCCAAAGCAGGACGGCCGCGGAGATTGTCCGCGGCCGCTGCCCGTTTTCGTTATTCGAAATGTTAGAAATGTAGCGTCCGCGCGCTCTGCACCTGCGGCAGCGCCCGGACCTTGGCCAGCACGTCTTCCGGCAGTTCGCCGTCGATCTCGATCAGCGCCACCGCGTTGCCGCCGGGGGACTCGCGTCCGACATGGAAAGTCGCGATGTTGATGTTCGCCTCGCCCAGCGTGCCGGAGAACTTGCCGATGAAGCCTGGCTTGTCGAGATTGGTAATGTAGACCATGGACGGCGCGAATTCCGCGTCCATGCGAATGCCCTTGATGTTGACGATGCGCGGGCGGCCGTCGGCGAACACCGTACCGGAAACGTGACGGGTCTGGCGCTCGGTCACCACCGTCACGGTGATCAGGCTCTCGTAGTCGCCGGCAACCTGACGCGTCGTTTCCTCGATGATCATGCCGCGTTCCTTGGCAATGACCGGCGCCGACACGACGTTGACGTCGCCGAGCATCGGCCGCAGCAAGCCGGCCAGAGCCGCCGAAGTGAGCGCGCGCGTGTTCATCTGCGCGACCGCACCCTCATAGGCGATCTGCACCTTGGAAATGCCAGTCTCCGTCAACTGGCCGGCGAAAGAGCCGAGCTTCTCGGCAAGTTCGACAAACGGCTTGAGCTTGGGCGCTTCTTCCGCGGTGATCGACGGGAAGTTGATGGCGTTGGTGATCGCGCCGGTCATCAGGTAATCCGCCATCTGCTCGGCGACCTGCAAAGCGACATTCTCCTGCGCTTCTGTCGTCGAGGCGCCGAGATGCGGCGTGCAGATGACGTTCGGATGATTGAACAGCACATTCTCCGTCGCCGGCTCGGTGACGAAGACGTCGAAGGCGGCGCCGGCGACGTGGCCGCTGTCGAGAGCAGCGCGCAGCGCGTTCTCGTCGACCAGACCGCCGCGGGCACAGTTGATGATGCGCACGCCCTTCTTGGTCTTGTTGATGGCGTTGGCGTCGATGATGTTCCTGGTCTTGTCGGTCAGCGGCGTGTGCAGGGTGATGAAGTCGGCGCGCTTGAGCAGATCATCCAGTTCGACCTTCTCGACGCCGATATCGACGGCGCGCTCCGGCGACAGGAACGGATCGTAGGCGATCACCTTCATCTTCAGGCCGAGGGCGCGGTCGGCGGCGATCGAGCCGATATTGCCGCAGCCGATGACACCGAGGGTCTTGCCCGTGATTTCGACGCCCATGAACTTGTTCTTTTCCCACTTGCCGGCCTGGGTGGAACGGTCGGCTTCCGGGATCTGGCGGGCCAGCGCCAGCATCAGCGAGATGGCGTGCTCGGCGGTAGTGATCGAATTGCCGAAGGGCGTGTTCATCACGATGATGCCCTTGGCGGTCGAGGCTGGGATATCGACATTGTCGACGCCGATGCCGGCGCGGCCGATCACTTTCAGCCTGTTGGCCTTCTCGAGAATCTTCGGCGTCACCTTGGTGGCCGAACGGATGGCAAGGCCATCATAATTGCCGATGATCTCGGCGAGCTTGTCCTTGTCCTTGCCGAGCGCGGGCTGGAAATCGACCTCGACGCCGCGATCTTTGAATATCTGGAGCGCGGCGGGAGAGAGAGCGTCGGAGATGAGAACTTTGGGCATGATGTTTGTCCGGTTCTGCTGTCATCGTCCGCGAAGGCGGACGATCCAGCGTTGAAGCGAATGATTTAAAGAGCTGGATGCCCCGCTTGCGCGGGGCATGACGCTATGGGGTGTTCGCAAACGAACTTACGCCGCCTTGGCGAGAGCAGCCTTGGCCTGTTCAAAGGCCCAGTCGAGCCACGGCGTCAGCGCTTCGACGTCCTTGGTCTCGATGGTGGCGCCGCACCAGATACGCAGGCCCGGCGGCGCATCGCGGTAATACGCGATGTCATAGGCGACGCCTTCCTTCTCGAGCATCGAGGCGATGCTTTTGGCGAAGGCCGCCTGTTCGTCGAGCGTCAGCTTGGTCACGGCCGGATCGGCGACCACCAAACACACCGAGGTGTTGGAGCGCGTCTCGGGCTTCTTGGCGAGATGATCGATCCACGCCGTCTTGGCGACCCAGTCGGCCAGCACCTTCGCATTGGCATCCGAGCGCGCCTGCAGGCCCTTGAGGCCGCCGACGGACTTCGCCCAGTTGAGCGCGTCGAGATAGTCCTCGACGCACAGCATCGACGGCGTGTTGATGGTTTCGCCGATGAAGACGCCATCGATCAGCTTGCCGCCCTTGGTCATGCGGAAAATCTTCGGCAGCGGCCAGGCTGGCTTGTAGGTCTCGAGACGCTCAACGGCACGCGGCGACAGGATGAGCATGCCATGCGCCCCCTCGCCGCCCAGCACTTTCTGCCAGGAGAAGGTGACGACATCGAGCTTGGCGAAGTCGAGGTTCTGCGCGAAAGCCGCCGAGGTAGCGTCGCAGATCGTGAGGCCTTCGCGGTCGGCCGCGATCCAGTCGGCGTTTGGCACGCGCACACCGGAGGTGGTGCCGTTCCAGGTGAAGACGACGTCAGACTTGAAGTCGATCTTCGACAGGTCCGGCAGTTCGCCGTACGCCGCTTTGAGTTCGGTGACGTCCTTGAGCTTGAGCTGCTTGACGACGTCGGTCACCCAACCTTCGCCGAAGGATTCCCAGGCCAGCATGGTGACGGGGCGCGCGCCAAGCATCGACCACAGCGCCATTTCAACGGCGCCAGTATCGGAGGCGGGCACGATGCCGATCTTGTAGTCGGCCGGAACATTGAGAATTTCGCGCGTCAGATCGATGGCCTGCTTGAGCTTGGCCTTGCCGATTTTGGCGCGGTGGGAGCGGCCGAGGGCCGCGTCTTTAAGGGCTTGGAGGGTCCAGCCGGGGCGCTTGGCGCAGGGGCCGGAGGAAAATTGCGGGTTTACCGGCCGCACGCCGGGCTTCGTCGCTGTCATAGCCTATCCTTCCAGATAGAAGCCCCTCGTTGGGGAGGGGTGTCCCACTGGCGGAGATAGTCCAAGTCGCCGCGCCGGTCAACTGGCGGCGCGAACGAATCAAAAAATGAGTGGTAAGGATTTAGAAACGAACGCCGACGCCAACGCGGCCGGTATTGAACGTGTTGCGGATGCCGTTGATCGTCGCAAATGCGATGTACTCCCATTCGGCGCGCAGGAAAATATTGGGCGTCACGGCGACATCGAGACCTAGACCGCCCGTGAAACCCGCCGAGAAGGCATTGTTCTTGGCGTCGGTGTAGGTGTTGTCGGTATTGTACGGCGCACCGCCGCCACCGCCGACATCCGTCCCGCTGGCTCGCACCCGCGTCGTGATCGCATAGTCGAAGCGGCCGACGGCTACGCCGGCAAAGCCGTACGGCATGAACTGTCCGAATGCATAACCGGCACGGCCGCGAAACGTCGCGTAGTCCTTCAGTTTCACCCTCGACTGGCCGTCGATGGTCAGTTGATTCTGGTAGCCATCCGACGTCGAAAATTGACGAGAGATCGAATCGCTGGCCGTCTGATCGAAGCCGGACACGTAATTATAGGCAACGTCGACGCCGAGGATCACGTCGTCCCATTGCGTGCTGTAGCCCAAAAATCCGCCATAGGATCGACCGTTCGTGTTGGACACCGGCAACGTCGTCCAAGTCTCGGGATGCTGTTCGTTGAGCACCGTGGTATTGCGCAGATCGTAGGCGACCTGCTGGCTATTGCTGCTCCCGAAATCGGTGTTCATGCCACCGACGCCGAGATGGGCGCCAAAATTGATGCCATCCCAGCGCAGGCCGGTGCCGGCTGCCGCCGGCGGTTCGTAGGAACCACGCAAGGGACCCTCGCTGGGCCAGTCAGCCGCTCGGGCGGCCGGCATTGCGAGCATCAATACCGCCGCAACCAGCGACATGGAGCGCGCGGCGGCGAAAGGCCATCGCGACGCGCGGCCGCTATCGTGCGATGGGCAGATCATCGATGCTCCAGCGCAGACTGACGCGCACTTCGTGATTGACGATGTTCTTGATGTTCATCTGGCCGAAGGCGTCGCTCGAGGTCGCAACATCGCCGAGCGCCAGGTAGCGATAGCCGACATCGAATTGCATGTTCGGCGCGATCTTGTAGGCGACCCCCGCCATGCCGGCCCAGGCGAAATTCCACTGACTGCGCGAGCCGTCGCCGGAGAATGGCGGCGCCGCCGTGCTCTGATACTCGGACACGCGCAGCCGCGTCGCGCCGACGCCACCGCCGATATAGGGCGTGGCGTTGTACCAGGTGCCGAGATCGAGATAGCCGTTGAACAGCGCGGTGATGGCGGAAACCTTGGCCGTCGTGTCATTGGCCGTGGCGGTCGTCGCCTCGTATTTCATCGGCGAGCCGAAATCGATTGTCGCGTCGGTGCGCAACCAGTCGCTCTTGAGACCGATGCCGAGGCCGCCGGCGAAGCTTTGTCCGAGCTTTTCCGACCCGGGCGAAGCGAAGCCCGGCGCGGCCTGCGAGCCGGATACATGGCCCCAGCGATATCCGAGATCGCCACGAACGTACCAGCCTGAGAGAGTCGTTGTTCGAGGCGGCGGCACATAGGTCGGCGGCGGCAGATCAATCGGTCGACCACGGGGCACGTCGGCGGCAAACGCGGCCGTTACTGCGGCGGCGAGCCCTGCACCCATCATTGCCGACTTGACGACCGGACCCATAACCAACTCCTTCGCGGTCATTGCACCGCGCCACGCCTTCGACTTCGCCGCACCACTCTGCCAATCTCGGGTTAAATCGCGCTTAACCAAGAATTTTCACCATGATGGCGCGCCATTAACTTGTTCCGTCAGGCCTCATCCCCTGCTCTGCAGCGGCGGTTGCACATAGACCGGCGGCGGCTGGGTGTAGACAGGTGCGGGCGCGTAATAGACAGGCGCCGGGCGCGAGAACATCTCGAAGCTATCGAGATTGAAGCGCAGCCCAAGCTTCACATCGTGCGATGTAAGGTGCTTGAACTCCATCGGATTGTAGACCGCATTGATGCCGTTGTAGGTGTAAAGATCGCCCGACTGCGCATCACCGAGATCGACATAGCGATAGGCCAGTTCGACGGTGAAGTTCTTGGACACCTTGTAGGCGAGACCGGCATGCAAAGCCCAGGCGAAGTTCCACTTCGAACTCGTATCGCCAAAGGCGACACTGCCACCTGTGCATACCGATACGGTCGTGCAGACATCCTGGAAGCTATGAATCGTGTTGCGCGAGGCGCCCGCACCGGCGCCGACGAACGGCGTGATGTTGTTCCAGGTGCCAAGGTCGACATAGGCATTCAGGAGGAACAGCCATTCAGATTTACTGCCCGAATATTCGTCGGTGTAAGTGCTACCGCCGCTCGTGACGATCTGCGATCCGTGGAAGTTCGCCTTCGAGCGATATTCGCCGGTCAGATCGAACCGCAGCCAGTCATTGAAGTAGTAACCGACGCCGACACCAAAGAGCGGAGACGCATCAAAACCCAGCCCTACGTTTGTAACGCTGGTAACCGGCAGCGCATTGTTAAGGTCGCGCACGCTTTGATTCGTGATGCCGATATCGCCGCGCAGGTACCAGCCAGAGAATTCCTCGACCACCACCGGCGGCGGCGTGTAGCAGGGAACCGCGCCTGGCGGGGCGCGACCGGATGCGATGACCGCGGCGTCGTAGCAGGGCAATGGCGTATAGTCGGCCGCTTGCGCCGCGGTCGCCGCAAGCGATACGACCGCCACGCCAGCAAAAAGTTTCAGACGCGCATACATGCCGTCATTCCTCGACTGATTCATCACGCGCGTGACGTGACGAAAGACGAGGCGACGATGGCACCAAAACCTTAAGTGCCTCTTAACCCTGTTTTTTAACGATGATTTTTAACGAAACGAGCGCATGCGATTGTTCAATCGCGACGACGGCGGCCACGGCGAATCGTGTTTTAAGATTTGTTTACGGTTGTGGCCAATGGAACCCGGGACTTCAGCGCTGGATGACGCGACGTGCCCAATCGTAACTAACGAGCTGCTGCGCAAGACTGATGAGTGATTTGCGCGCAACCCGATCCTCGATTGCGAGGAACGCTTCCACCAAGACGATCGCTTCCTTCATCCGCGGATCGTCTTTACTGCCAGCCTCGGCAGTAGTCTGGCGAGCCTGATCGCGACCGCATTCCTTCAACTTGTTTTCAAGCGGAATGACATTGTCGGACGTGGGGAATTCGATGGTGTCCATGGTTTCCTGCAGTGCACGATACGTCGACTAGGTCGTCTCCAGCCTGCGAGTGCCGCCTCCCGTCACTGGAGGTATCCGGTACCGGCTTTCCCGACTCCGCGTCAAAAAAGACGCGAAATACAGAATTCCCTCTCGCAACCTTTCATTGAGAATGCGGACGGATCGCCTGTTTGTCATTAATCGGGATATCGTCTTTTGTAAGGTTTCATCTCATAATGATGGTATGGAACTCAGGCATCTCAAATATTTTGCCGCGGTCGCCGAGGAGCTTCATTTCGGCCGCGCCGCCGCGCGCCTCAATATTTCTGCGCCGACACTGAGCCACCAGATCCTCGCACTTGAGAACATGCTCGGTGCCAAGCTGTTCTTGCGCCGAACAAAAAGCACGGTGACGCTGACCCAGACCGGCAAGCGATTCCTCGTCGAGGCCTATGCAACGCTCAAGCAGGCCGCCAACGCCGAGTTGATCGGCCGGCGCGCAGCGCGCGGCGAGGTCGGTTCGATCGCGCTGGGTTACGTCTTTTCCGCCGGCATGAGCGGGTTCCTGTCGCGGCATCTTGTCGCCTTCCGGGAAAAGCATCCCGATGTCTCGTTGCAACTGCGGCGCGCGGTTACCTTCGAGCAGTTTCGCGCGCTCTCCGACGACACCCTCGATATCGGCTTCACCGCCGCGCCGCAAAGTTATCCCACCGGGCTTACGGGCTTTATCGTCGACCGCCAGCCTTTCTACGTCGCCATTCCCGAAGGCAACCCGATCGCCAAGCTCAAGCGCGTGACGCCGGACGACATTGCCGACGAACGTTTCGTCGCCGTCTCGCTGGAAATGGAAGTCGGCTTCGGCGGCGGCAACATCGCCGCCATCACGCCGCCGGGCAAGTCGCTGCACATCGTCGAACGTGCGCCCGACATCTTTTCGGTCCTCACACTATGCGCCGCCGGCGCTGGCCTGAGTGTAATGTCGGAGCCGATGGTCAATGTCGGCATTCCGGGCATCGTGTTTCGCAAGGTGGAAGGCGCCTTTCGCGGCTTCGAACTCGCGCTGGTTCACCGCCGCAACGAAGCGGCGCCGGCGATCCGCACCTTCATCGACTTCGTTCGGTCAAGTACGCGCCAAGAAGACGCGGCAAGACAACGTAAAAAGTCGCCGTGAAAAGACCGAAAGCATGATCCCGAAAAGTGGAAACGGTTTTCGGAAAAGATCATGCTCAAACAAAAAACCAGACCATGATCAGATTCGATCCAGATAGATCACGGTCTAGTCGAAAATCTGCTTAGACAGCTTGTTTGAGCTGGCGCTCGAACATCGCAAAGGTCTCGCGCCAATCGATCGCGGTCGCTGCCGCATCGTGAACGTCGCGGTCCGGCATCGAGTAGCCGTGGTGGGCATTCGGATGCAGATGGCCGCGATAGGTTACATCGTCGCGCCCCTTGAACGCGGCCTCCAGCGCGGCAACGATCTCCGGCGCGCTGGACCGGTCATGCTCACCGTGCCCGCAATAGACTTCGCCCTTCATGCGGCCGGTCAACCGGTGAACCGAGTCCGGCGCATCGGTAACGAGCAGCGTGCCGTGAAGGCTGCTCACGGCGCGAATACGATCGGGAAAGGACTGCGCGGCAAAGAAGGCGATACGTCCGCCAAGACAGAAACCAACCGTCCCCGCAGGGCCGCCGTTCACCGGCTTGTCGCGGACATGGTCGAATATCGCCTGAACATCCGTCTCGACCATCTGCCGCGTCAGGCCACGCGCCAGCGCCAGCATTTCCGTCTTGAGATCCTCCGGCAACGTATCGAACGACACGGTGCGTCCGTCCGCGTTGCGGCGCTCGTAACGAATCCGGCCCTTGCGATAGAACAGATTGGGAAGCACGCAGTAATAGCCCTGCGCTGCGACCTTGCGCGCGAGAGCGAACAGTTCCTCACGCAGCCCCCAGATGTCCATGAACATGATAACGAGCGGAAACGGCCCC
The Pseudolabrys sp. FHR47 genome window above contains:
- a CDS encoding mucoidy inhibitor MuiA family protein — its product is MASVAFVALSVSLAGPAAAAELEASSRIDSVTVYPDGATVTRLINIDLSAGDHTVLARDFPLSLDPSSLRVEGEGARLTLGAIDAGVPRALPPANRPEIDQRIEKLRDQRADLDGAIAAAQARRQFAEHFAQSSPTAFGDKDRARPIVEWREAFAAVAEEVAAADGAVREAKIKQRDIDREVARLESERRANPPRKLDLRIGVVAGEAAAATLRVTYTVRNARWVPLYDARLDTGGKDGKPSLELIRRAEVVQSTGEDWSDVALAVSTARIAKGGNAPELRPLLAQFPSPPPPPAAAYETRDRLAAKAPDRALPEAMPAPAREQEAAFESGGFQAVFRVPGRVSMMAQQGARSFRLASASITPALIVRAVPLLDATAFLEAGFKNADETPLLPGRVAIYRDGLYVGRSSMALTPKDEGVRLGFGADDQVKIVRTVARKLEGSAGIIGSSKTDEREFKISVRNGHGFPVKISIEDQIPVSESADIVVEMLPSTTPPTARDVRDRRGVLEWTFESAPGEARDITLGWRVKWPKDKAVVLVPAG
- the serA gene encoding phosphoglycerate dehydrogenase, with protein sequence MPKVLISDALSPAALQIFKDRGVEVDFQPALGKDKDKLAEIIGNYDGLAIRSATKVTPKILEKANRLKVIGRAGIGVDNVDIPASTAKGIIVMNTPFGNSITTAEHAISLMLALARQIPEADRSTQAGKWEKNKFMGVEITGKTLGVIGCGNIGSIAADRALGLKMKVIAYDPFLSPERAVDIGVEKVELDDLLKRADFITLHTPLTDKTRNIIDANAINKTKKGVRIINCARGGLVDENALRAALDSGHVAGAAFDVFVTEPATENVLFNHPNVICTPHLGASTTEAQENVALQVAEQMADYLMTGAITNAINFPSITAEEAPKLKPFVELAEKLGSFAGQLTETGISKVQIAYEGAVAQMNTRALTSAALAGLLRPMLGDVNVVSAPVIAKERGMIIEETTRQVAGDYESLITVTVVTERQTRHVSGTVFADGRPRIVNIKGIRMDAEFAPSMVYITNLDKPGFIGKFSGTLGEANINIATFHVGRESPGGNAVALIEIDGELPEDVLAKVRALPQVQSARTLHF
- a CDS encoding phosphoserine transaminase translates to MTATKPGVRPVNPQFSSGPCAKRPGWTLQALKDAALGRSHRAKIGKAKLKQAIDLTREILNVPADYKIGIVPASDTGAVEMALWSMLGARPVTMLAWESFGEGWVTDVVKQLKLKDVTELKAAYGELPDLSKIDFKSDVVFTWNGTTSGVRVPNADWIAADREGLTICDATSAAFAQNLDFAKLDVVTFSWQKVLGGEGAHGMLILSPRAVERLETYKPAWPLPKIFRMTKGGKLIDGVFIGETINTPSMLCVEDYLDALNWAKSVGGLKGLQARSDANAKVLADWVAKTAWIDHLAKKPETRSNTSVCLVVADPAVTKLTLDEQAAFAKSIASMLEKEGVAYDIAYYRDAPPGLRIWCGATIETKDVEALTPWLDWAFEQAKAALAKAA
- a CDS encoding outer membrane protein, encoding MPAARAADWPSEGPLRGSYEPPAAAGTGLRWDGINFGAHLGVGGMNTDFGSSNSQQVAYDLRNTTVLNEQHPETWTTLPVSNTNGRSYGGFLGYSTQWDDVILGVDVAYNYVSGFDQTASDSISRQFSTSDGYQNQLTIDGQSRVKLKDYATFRGRAGYAFGQFMPYGFAGVAVGRFDYAITTRVRASGTDVGGGGGAPYNTDNTYTDAKNNAFSAGFTGGLGLDVAVTPNIFLRAEWEYIAFATINGIRNTFNTGRVGVGVRF
- a CDS encoding outer membrane protein, with amino-acid sequence MGPVVKSAMMGAGLAAAVTAAFAADVPRGRPIDLPPPTYVPPPRTTTLSGWYVRGDLGYRWGHVSGSQAAPGFASPGSEKLGQSFAGGLGIGLKSDWLRTDATIDFGSPMKYEATTATANDTTAKVSAITALFNGYLDLGTWYNATPYIGGGVGATRLRVSEYQSTAAPPFSGDGSRSQWNFAWAGMAGVAYKIAPNMQFDVGYRYLALGDVATSSDAFGQMNIKNIVNHEVRVSLRWSIDDLPIAR
- a CDS encoding outer membrane protein, which translates into the protein MYARLKLFAGVAVVSLAATAAQAADYTPLPCYDAAVIASGRAPPGAVPCYTPPPVVVEEFSGWYLRGDIGITNQSVRDLNNALPVTSVTNVGLGFDASPLFGVGVGYYFNDWLRFDLTGEYRSKANFHGSQIVTSGGSTYTDEYSGSKSEWLFLLNAYVDLGTWNNITPFVGAGAGASRNTIHSFQDVCTTVSVCTGGSVAFGDTSSKWNFAWALHAGLAYKVSKNFTVELAYRYVDLGDAQSGDLYTYNGINAVYNPMEFKHLTSHDVKLGLRFNLDSFEMFSRPAPVYYAPAPVYTQPPPVYVQPPLQSRG
- a CDS encoding LysR substrate-binding domain-containing protein, with protein sequence MELRHLKYFAAVAEELHFGRAAARLNISAPTLSHQILALENMLGAKLFLRRTKSTVTLTQTGKRFLVEAYATLKQAANAELIGRRAARGEVGSIALGYVFSAGMSGFLSRHLVAFREKHPDVSLQLRRAVTFEQFRALSDDTLDIGFTAAPQSYPTGLTGFIVDRQPFYVAIPEGNPIAKLKRVTPDDIADERFVAVSLEMEVGFGGGNIAAITPPGKSLHIVERAPDIFSVLTLCAAGAGLSVMSEPMVNVGIPGIVFRKVEGAFRGFELALVHRRNEAAPAIRTFIDFVRSSTRQEDAARQRKKSP
- a CDS encoding dienelactone hydrolase family protein, with the protein product MTASAIDIATADGTMDAYAAWPDGRGPFPLVIMFMDIWGLREELFALARKVAAQGYYCVLPNLFYRKGRIRYERRNADGRTVSFDTLPEDLKTEMLALARGLTRQMVETDVQAIFDHVRDKPVNGGPAGTVGFCLGGRIAFFAAQSFPDRIRAVSSLHGTLLVTDAPDSVHRLTGRMKGEVYCGHGEHDRSSAPEIVAALEAAFKGRDDVTYRGHLHPNAHHGYSMPDRDVHDAAATAIDWRETFAMFERQLKQAV